TTCATCACCTTCGCGCCGGTTTGCTGCATCCATTGGATCGACACGTCGCCGTCCACGAATGTGAGCACTTCCACGCGGTCGAGCAGGTCGTTGGCTTTCGCCCATTTGGTAATGGCTTTCACGGCGGCCATTTCTCCGTCCGACACGCGTGCGGAAGCCACTTCGATGCGGTCCGCCTTCACTTCCGTAAGCAGCAGCTGGGCGATGGTCAGTTTCTCCGAAGGGGAAAATGAAACGCCGCTGGTTTGCTCGCCGTCGCGAAGCGTGGTGTCCATGATCTCAAGATGTCGCTGGGCGGGCATTATCAGTATATGCTTTTGGCGGCGAATGCCTGGATGTCGTCCTTCATCGCCTGTAAGTAATCGATATCATCGTAACCGTTCATCAGGTTATGCTTTTTGTAGCTGTTGATGGCGAAGGATTCGCTTTCGCCGGTGGCGGCGATGGTGATGGACTGCTTGCCAAGGTCTACGGTGATTTCGGCTTTGGGATCGGCTTCCACGGCGCGGAAGATCTTATCCAGGAATTCGGGGCTCACCTGAACGGGGAGGATACCGATGTTGAGGGAGTTGTTTTTGAAGATGTCGGCGAAGAAGCTGGATACCACGCAACGGAACCCGTAATCGTAGATCGCCCAGGCCGCGTGCTCGCGGGAGGAGCCGCTGCCGAAGTTCTTGCCGGCCACGAGGATCTTACCCGAATAGATCGGGTTGTTGAGGACGAAATCCTGTTTGGGGGAATCGTCGGCGTTGTACCGCCAATCGCGGAACAGGTTATCGCCAAAACCCTTGCGCTCTGTGGCTTTCAGGAAGCGCGCGGGAATGATCTGGTCGGTGTCTACGTTCTCGATGGGCAGGGGTACTGCGGTGCTGGTGAGAACGGTGAATTTATCGTATGCCATTGTTGGTTTGTCTCTGCGTTTGAAAAGATTAAGCGATGAGGTCTCTCGGGTCGGTCACCACGCCGGTAACTGCTGCTGCGGCGGCAACGAGGGGCGATGCGAGCAAGGTGCGCGCGCCGGGGCCCTGGCGGCCTTCGAAGTTGCGGTTGCTGGTGCTCACGGCGTATTTGCCGGCCGGGATCTTGTCGTCGTTCATGGCCAGGCAGGCGGAGCATCCGGGCTGGCGCAGCTGGAAGCCGGCTTCCGTCAGGATGTCGAAAATGCCTTCTTCCCGGATCTGTGCTTCCACGATGTGGGAGCCGGGTACGATCCAGGCGGTTACATGGTCGGCTTTTTTACGCCCTTTCACGATGGAAGCGAACGCGCGGAAATCCTCGATGCGGCCGTTGGTGCAGGAGCCGATGAATACATAATCGATCTTTTTGCCGAGCATCGCGTCATTTTCATGGAAGCCCATGTAATCGAGGGATTTCTCGTAGCTGGCTTTGCTGCCACCTGCGGCCGCCGCCGTGGGGATGCGCTGGGAAATACCCATGCCCATGCCGGGGTTGGTGCCGTATGTGATCTGCGGCTCGATGTCGGCCGCGGCGTAATCGTACACGACGTCGAATGCCGCGCCTTCGTCGGTTTTGAGCGTTTTCCAGTAAGCGAGCGCCTTGTCCCAGGCTTCGCCCTGCGGGGCTTTCTCACGGCCTTTGATATAAGCGAAGGTAGTTTCGTCCGGCGCGATCATGCGCGCCGCGGGCGCCCATCTCGATCGACATATTACAAACCGTCATACGGCCTTCCATGCTCATTTCGCGGAACACTTCTCCGGCGTATTCGATGAAATAACCGGTAGCGCCTGCGGCGGTGAGCTGGGCGATGATATAGAGAACAACGTCTTTAGGAGTTACGCCTTTCCCGAGTTTGCCATTCACGTTGATGAGCATTTTCTTCGGTTTGGGCTGCATGATGCACTGGGAAGAGAGCACCATTTCCACTTCCGAGGTGCCGATGCCGAATGCGATGGCGCCGAAGGCTCCGTGGGTGGAAGTGTGGGAGTCGCCGCAAACGATGGTCATCCCCGGGAGGGTGATCCCGTTTTCGGGCCCAACTACGTGCACGATGCCGTTTTTCGGGTTACCGAGGCCCCAGTGGGAGATGCCGTATTTGGCGGAATTGGTTTCCAGCGCTTTGAGCTGATTAGCGGACAAGGGGTCCGATACCGGCAGGTGCTGGTTAATGGTTGGAGTGTTGTGGTCCGCGGTGGCGAAGGTTTTGTGCGGGAACATCACCTGCAACCTGCGGTTTTCGAGCCCAAGGAAAGCCACGGGGCTGGTCACTTCGTGGATAAAATGCCGGTCGATGAAAAACACATCCGGCCCGTCTTCAATTTTCCGGACTACATGCGCATCCCATACTTTGTCAAATAATGTAGCGGGTTGTTGGCTCATTTTTTACGATTTATGTAATGTAACTGTAAAATTGTTAAAAAATATTTACATTTTCTCGATTTTTTCTTGGGATGCTCTAATCCGGGCGGGGATTTGACAATTGGGTGAAAGTAGGGTGGGGTGGAAAGTTTTTTCCAAATCCTGGATTTGCAGCAATGGTTGCGAATTGTCATTAAACTGTTGTGAGGAATAGAAAGTTTGAAGATTAGACAAACGTCTTTTGCAAAGGACGTTCGTCTTATTGCCTTAACCCGGGATATTATTTATCATTTCTACCCTCTTTCTGGTAATGCACCCAGTTCTGCCCGGCGGAGCGTATGAGCGGCAGCTACTGCATGGCATAATAATATTGGCGATTGGCTTCCAGGTATTGCAGGTGGTTGCATTCGTGGCGATATGCCAGCACGCGGCTTTCCACGTGTTTGGCCATGGCGCCACCCGGGGAAGAACTATCGGCAAGCGGTGAAGGAGTTGATGCGATAGTTTTTTGTTTCCCCTAATCGCGGGTTATCAAGATGAAATTCTTGCTGCAAGGGTGCATTAAATTTTAGTATTTTTAAATGCATCTGCCGTCATTTCATTATTTACCAATTCTAGCTGTTATGGGAACAATTCTGACAGTCATCCTGGAAGGTTTTTTCGTCTACCTGTTCAAATATCCCGGCGCCTTCGTCCGCTGGATCATCACCGGCCGTCGCAGGCCCTTCCAGGAAATATTGAAAGGAAACTGGTACCTGAACGGATGGATTGGGCTGCTCACCATGCTCCTGCTCGTATTTACAGTTGTATGTTCGTTTATTATCGTGTTTGAAATTATACTGTAAAATGATGGATCCGGATAAGTACGCCAACACTTGGCATATAGTTGCAAGTTCGTTGATTGCAAACTCCGAATTGCTATAATGTATAGTTTCAATACTAAAGCTTATCTTCTTATATACTTACGTTAAACTACAATCACGGCCAATAATACAACCAGGCCAATCAAGGCAACTCCCGCCGGCGTTAATCTGAATGTCACAAAATCCTTTTGTTTTTCAGTTGTAAATTCTAAGCATTGAGACAATGAATCTTTCATGCCGTTTATAGATTCGGTATCTGGATTTGAAGATGCTTTAATGCTGCAGTACCTCCACAAATGGTGTCCCGAATTCCTGCCCGTAGTTTTCCCGGTACTCTTTCGCAAACTTCTCATAAGCATCCCGCGCCAGGCTGTGCCGTCCCAGTTGGTTCAGGCTCCGGCATTTGTACGCCAGCGCCTCCTCATTCAGATGGTCGAACCCGAAAATCGCATTTGCCGCCCGGAGGATGAAATCCGCCTCGGCATGCTTGTCGGCTGAAGACATATACCGCAACAACACATCGCTCACCGTGCCTGCGATCTGAAATTTCACATCGTCGAGCCACTCGTAATGGGTTGTCCGCAGGAATGCCCCGCGCTGAACGATCTCCAGCAAAGCCGCGACCGTCTGCTTGTCCGGCGCCTCGCCCGCGGGGCGTTGCGTCAGCTTCACAAATGCCGCATAATCGATGTAAGCCGAATCTGCCAAAATCTCCAGCCTCCAGCGCCCGGGCTCTTTACCGGCGTGGAACCCGCCGATCTTCTCCAACACGCCTTTCAGCTTCACCAAATTCACCGAAAAGTTGTTCTTCGCGTCTTTCGGCGATTTATCGCTCCAGAGCGCTTCGTACAGCGAGTCTGA
Above is a genomic segment from Chitinophaga pollutisoli containing:
- the leuD gene encoding 3-isopropylmalate dehydratase small subunit; the protein is MAYDKFTVLTSTAVPLPIENVDTDQIIPARFLKATERKGFGDNLFRDWRYNADDSPKQDFVLNNPIYSGKILVAGKNFGSGSSREHAAWAIYDYGFRCVVSSFFADIFKNNSLNIGILPVQVSPEFLDKIFRAVEADPKAEITVDLGKQSITIAATGESESFAINSYKKHNLMNGYDDIDYLQAMKDDIQAFAAKSIY